The stretch of DNA CCGTCGAGTCGGTCGACGAGTCCGGCCCGATCCACGTCTACGGCGGGCGACTCGCCGACGAGGACCGGCGCGTCGCGGTGCTGGTCCTGGCACCCGGGGCCGACGACGCCGCGGCGGCGTTCACGCGGGCCGTCGAGCGCTGGGCCGGGATCAGTCACAACCCCCACGTCGTCACCGTCTACGACTCCGGCCGGACCCCGCGACCGTGGGCCGCCGTCGAGACGGGCGATCCCCTCTCGGAGACCGACGACGTGGCCGCCCCGCTGGCCGTCCTCGACGGTGTCGTCGAGGGGCTGAACACGGCCGGCCTGTACAACGTCTCCCACGGGACCGTCGCCCCCGAGACGGTCGTCCTCGACGACTCGGCCGACGAGACCGTGGCGATGCTGCGCGACTGGGGCCTCTCGCGGGCCGTGGCGGGCGAGCCGCCGGTGACGCCGTACACCGCCCCCGAGCAGCTCGACGGCGGGACGGCGGCGACGACCGACGTCTACCGGACCGCGCTGGTGGCGTACCGGCTGCTGACGGGACGGGACCCGTTCGCGGGGGCCGACGACCTCGAAGCGGCGATCCGCGACGGCTCCCTCGTGGCCCCGTCGACGGCCGCCGACGTGCCCGAGGCCGTCGACCGCGTCGTCGGTCGAGCGACGGCGACCGAGCCCGGCGAGCGGTACGACTCCCCGACCGACTTTCGGGACGCGCTCCGGGCGGCGCTGGACTGAGACGGACGGTCCGGGCGGGCGGTCACTCCCCGGGCCGCGCGAACAGGTCGGTCACCCGGTCGGCTTCCCCGACCAGGACGGAGCCGACGACGCTCATCACCAGCACGTAGCCGACGGTAAACGCCGGCAGGACGCCGCCGAGGCGGCCGGTCCCCACCTCGACGGCCAGCGCCACGAGCACCAGCGAGAACTCCCCGCGCGGGACCAGCGCGAGGCCGACCCGCAGCGAGCGCCGTCGGTCCAGGCCGTAGACGCGCCCGGAGAGGACGCCGCCGACCAGTTTTCCCAGCGTCGTCAGGCCGACGGCGACGGCCAGCAGGCCCAGCACGCCAGCGACGAGGGTCACGTCGGTCGCCAGCCCGATGGCGAAGAAGAAGACGGCGGCGAAGAGGTCCCGGGCGGGCGCGACGACGTGTTCGATGCGCTCGACGTGGCTGGTCTGGCTCAGGCCGGTCCCGAGGAAGAAGGCGGCGACGGCCTCGCTGACCCCCAGGGCCAGCGCCGCACCGGCGACGACGGTGGTGACCCCGACCACCCGCAGGACGAACTGCTCGTCGGAGTCGGTGTCGAACGCCCGCTCGAAGAGGCCGGCTCCGTACCACGCGACCCCCGCCAGCGCCCCGAGGAAGGCGAAGGCGGTGCCGACGGAGACGGCGGCCGACCGGAGCCCGCCCCCGCCGGTGACGGCCGCAAGCAGCGCGAGGTAGACGGCGATGAGGAGGTCCTCGAAGACGAGCGTCCCGAGGATGGGGTCGCTCTCGTCGTTGGCGATCCAGCCGGTCTCGATGAGCGACTTCGTGACCACGGCCGACGAGGAGATGTAGACGACGCCGGCGAGAAACAGCGTCTCGACGAGCGTCCACCCGAAGGCGACCCCGATGGCCAGGCCGAGCCCGAAGTTCAGGGCGAAGTCGACGACGCCGACGGCGGTGATCTTCCGGCGGTCCCGCAGCAACTGGTCGACGCTGAACTCCAGCCCGAGGAAGAAGAGGAGGAAGACCACGCCCAGTTCCGCCAGCACGTCGACGAACTCCCGGTCGCCGACCAGTGCCGTCGAGAGGCCGAGCCACTCGGTCGGGGCGTTGGGCCCCAGCAGGACGCCCGCGAGGATGTACGCGGGGATGACCGACAGGCCGACCCGGCGGGCCAGCAGGCCGGCGGCGGCCAGGCCGGCGACGGCGACGCCCAGTTCGAGGAGGAGCTCAGCCATCCTCGGGGGCGACGAGTGCTTCGACGGCCGCCTGCTCGTCGCGGGTCCCCAGGGTGACGAGGATGTCCCCGGCTGCGATCGTGTCGTCGGGGCTGGGGTTGGGGATCGTCTCGGCCCCGCGCTGGATGGCGATGACGGAGACGCCGGTCTGCTGGCGCAGCTTCGCCCCCGAGAGGGTCCGCCCGGCGACCGGCGAGTCGGGGTTGACGTCCAGCCACTCGATGATGGCGTCGCCCAGCGGCACGTCCACCGAGTCGGTCTCGACCGGCTGGAAGTACGCCCCCTGGAGGATGGCCCCGACCTTCCGGGCGCGGTCCCCCGAGAGGCTGAACAGGCGCTGGGCGTCCGCGTCCGGGCCGTCCTTGTGGAACACCTCGCGCTTGCCGTCGTGGTGGACGAGGACGACGAGGCGCTGGTCGCCGTCCAGTTCCACCTCGAACTTCTTGCCGACGCCCGGGACGTCGGTCTCGTAGACGGTCATACGGGGAGCCACGTGGGGCGTACACATA from Haloarcula litorea encodes:
- a CDS encoding cation:proton antiporter, coding for MAELLLELGVAVAGLAAAGLLARRVGLSVIPAYILAGVLLGPNAPTEWLGLSTALVGDREFVDVLAELGVVFLLFFLGLEFSVDQLLRDRRKITAVGVVDFALNFGLGLAIGVAFGWTLVETLFLAGVVYISSSAVVTKSLIETGWIANDESDPILGTLVFEDLLIAVYLALLAAVTGGGGLRSAAVSVGTAFAFLGALAGVAWYGAGLFERAFDTDSDEQFVLRVVGVTTVVAGAALALGVSEAVAAFFLGTGLSQTSHVERIEHVVAPARDLFAAVFFFAIGLATDVTLVAGVLGLLAVAVGLTTLGKLVGGVLSGRVYGLDRRRSLRVGLALVPRGEFSLVLVALAVEVGTGRLGGVLPAFTVGYVLVMSVVGSVLVGEADRVTDLFARPGE
- a CDS encoding cation:proton antiporter regulatory subunit, with the protein product MTVYETDVPGVGKKFEVELDGDQRLVVLVHHDGKREVFHKDGPDADAQRLFSLSGDRARKVGAILQGAYFQPVETDSVDVPLGDAIIEWLDVNPDSPVAGRTLSGAKLRQQTGVSVIAIQRGAETIPNPSPDDTIAAGDILVTLGTRDEQAAVEALVAPEDG